A stretch of the Filimonas lacunae genome encodes the following:
- a CDS encoding Ig-like domain-containing protein has protein sequence MLLILSIVIQSNAQVNTSIGTGTATNDAWQSPCPLQDGAGGNRAQYLYRASELIAAGMGPGNISAVAFTVVDRDLNVGNTHTAIEQYAIKIGTTTINSLNLNAWVPGTTMVYGPVDYMPSIGVNTFSLTSPFFWNGSDNIVIEVCNGAADNSSTWYGSSNPLVRMTTALGFNGSHSFVLDGQGNLCNSPGILQDGDATSRPNIIFSWAAAPACSGTPVAGTAVSTITSVCMEQAFLLAPQGATVASGLSYQWQSSKDNAAWTNVPGGTGFSYNATQDTSTYYRVKVTCNNGGGFSYSAPVQVFSPSFVQGGYTIDKNAPAGPNILHSFNEAYNLVKCGIKSSVVFNVAPGSGPYNEQLIMQRVPGTSATKTVTFNGNGEVLEFASGNGNERAVIKLDGADHIIFDSLVIRATGDFGYGVQIMNNADSNTINRCVITVNASSGEAKYAGVVINNSDIDLLPDIGALCDGNIISNNHITGGFCGIVLASNTTSSNSGNIIRNNVVDDFYQYGMYIRGSFTTTVQRNVFSRTGRVDGASDIYGIYAKDLSARLSINANTITHLQGGIVSGNTRLNGIVLEQVKALAGVDNLVSNNLLYSLGDRCSIRGIASLGSTSVFYYNNTVSLDGNNPAVNFGPAIMGYYQEEQSANLKFSNNIITISRTGAGEKTALYFNGPVSGITSDRNDLYIFPGTGGVTRLAHSDNGDKASLADWQNATGMDMNSFSLNPFYPNVSTGDLHVFNTAIDNKGVPVTQVPADMLGVARSTTTPDLGVYEFIPPSCVTPPVGGHIRLSKDTVCANTLVMMKLEGNTLGGNQIYQLQSASSAAGPFTNLGPAMLNGDTAVRANTKTYYRIWVNCSGISSYSDTVALTIRYPLPGGVYAINKSGSTADYKSFNEAKEAMGCGIADAVTFQVAPGSGTYDEQLILEPITGTSSTATVTFSGNGNTLHFSSDNPEEMAVIKLNSADHIIFDSLTIDATGGGSYGVGAQLLNDADSNTFRKCNVVIPFRGSDNHFAGFVMNASASDLFGYGDADCDGNIFDGNKVSGGYNSISFSGNSGKPVRANLITNNDIQDFYNAGIRLTYTENTVIDHNRISRPTASDVSDFNGVYLENEENGVRINGNRFFHPFGANTSSLANASGIVLMFCSAEAGKEIIVSNNLVYDFVGAGSLYGCDDMGASNVKFYHNTISLDDVNSTSTAYTSGFRLSFASTVAWQNNIISITRGGNGEKKAMELSGNAADWVIDHNDYYVNGAGGKNYIGYYNNSYTTLTDWQAALGQEAHSMNMDPVFTSPVAGNFIPAITPMENTGIPVGIPADILGVARTSATPDIGAYEYTVTPCSTPVAGTTVLTPNSGMCMGATVELDLNGSNTGGGQTYQWQKSANGVSGWDNVGPKLYVKDYQTEVLHSDYYRCGVACGTDTVYSVPAQMHLNAAFPAGIYTIDNSGNGDFSSFSAAVAAMDCGIEGAVTFNVKPGLYNEKVRMHRIVGASDTSRVTFQSANGIPASVLLTYQATDNTDNYVLQLDSASFITYRGITIQASNDTYGRAVHLLHQSSFDSLLNCAIVSHSTTTTSEDMAAVYITDFSGKGTVLKGNTIQDGSAGIWLAGDYNKLTPGVTIDSNKVVGAYQYGIYGHYASRLVVTRDSVILGASQNTPAHGIYVDYCDSSLQITGNTVLMHNTAASVHGISVAATAAGPLNPVSVEANYMLATGNNTGDVYGLTMQESQGVVVRNNVISINSSGDNAYGIYNYSSSARYENNSVHSTSTAAIDNYAAYFWHWSAFVGASTSINNIFSQTGGGKAIYSALKELYGGDYNMLYTTGNDLAVIGGDTYQTLQGWINASSQDFNSIVYKPAFVSDEDLRPDVTDSTVWGMHGRGLQVAGNDHDINHQPRPVTLQAGVPDLGAYEFVPASVPPVSLAVPAVATANTRQAFMLGTDTVYTITWGATVPDQLKVRRYSGVVPPALPSTAKYMYFYTDAEITGTGATDYTLEQHYLDSWQGYIDPEKYIRLGRTKASGEWIVDTASRSDIVFNTITEHHLDYLHRFTGLADSTVVVPKDDPYVSVDSSNRGTRFWVAYGNHSFFKGTNSQEMLLYLSAKDAANVTVHINGTSWVKQYRIPANTVITSDLIPKAGVADARLLDEGKYDRGISIESDVPIVAYAHIYGAASSGATMLLPVGTYGYDYYSINSQQVFDEDNSYSWFYVVASHDSTVVEITPSNPTLGGRAANATFTVLLNKGEVYQVMGAFDRMDGKNYVGYDLTGSHVRSIQNMSGKCYPIAVYSGSGRTSISCNSGGGGGDNIMQQNLPAQAWGKRYLTAPTSVSSDPTAVNANIFRVAVKNPATVVKVNGVVLTNLINNYYYEYISNTPDYVEADQPIMVAQYMMSQGTCDQAGTGDPEMFYLSPIEQGIKEVNFYRNSEEDITVNYLTLLIPSKGLSSLLINGSNTFDFTYPHPNLAGYTVVVKRWDAAKEQVTVVSDSGFTAITYGEGIVESYGYNAGTLVKNLSSLPGFTNVFCSNGGNSDYTCVGTPFRFTMAIPVKPQSIRWKFSEVASLAPHADSIQVNPIPLDSVMVNGRKLYQYTIRQDFVFSQEGTYYVPIEYSHPDIESCDNTSGVMLVIHVIGKPKVDFTVNYSGCLNDLAQFQGIATMSNGTPVNKWKWDFDDNTGSGTQDTVKRFGEPGTFYVKLRIIGEDGCIADTVKPVVANAYAALNFVNDSVVVCEGTPAELTIQNPEAGITYSWYDALSGGTKVQDGVSYTVSTVTQTVNFYVTAVKNGCESPREKATATLLAKLAVPVATVDSLGTNMVRFRWEAVPGAMGYEVSVNGGTTWATPSSGNLGLTHTIVNLLPGQEVTLLVKVRGESACQDTVSETAKAMVLQSQIFIPNSFTPNGDGLNDVIQIYGNVIREMRFIIFNQWGEKLFETREQNKGWDGTYKGKPQPSGVYIYLCQLVLADGSKQTKKGSINLVR, from the coding sequence ATGCTATTGATCCTGTCTATCGTTATTCAGTCGAATGCCCAGGTAAATACATCTATAGGCACAGGCACTGCTACAAACGATGCCTGGCAATCACCCTGTCCGTTGCAGGATGGGGCGGGCGGTAACAGGGCACAATATCTGTATCGCGCCAGTGAATTAATAGCAGCAGGTATGGGGCCTGGCAATATTAGTGCTGTTGCTTTTACTGTAGTAGATCGTGATCTTAATGTGGGCAATACGCATACAGCCATAGAACAATATGCCATTAAAATAGGCACTACTACCATTAATTCCTTAAATCTGAATGCCTGGGTACCCGGCACCACTATGGTATATGGTCCTGTGGATTATATGCCTTCCATCGGGGTAAACACGTTTTCACTTACCAGCCCGTTTTTCTGGAACGGATCGGATAATATCGTAATAGAAGTTTGTAACGGGGCTGCGGATAATAGCAGCACCTGGTACGGCAGCTCCAATCCCCTGGTAAGAATGACAACCGCTTTAGGCTTTAACGGGTCACATTCTTTTGTGCTGGATGGCCAGGGAAATTTATGTAACTCACCAGGTATATTACAGGATGGAGATGCTACCAGCAGACCCAATATCATTTTTAGCTGGGCAGCTGCTCCCGCCTGTTCAGGTACGCCTGTGGCGGGCACTGCTGTTTCTACTATTACTAGTGTGTGTATGGAGCAGGCTTTTTTGTTAGCCCCCCAGGGCGCTACTGTTGCTTCCGGTCTTTCGTATCAATGGCAGTCGTCAAAAGACAATGCCGCCTGGACAAATGTTCCTGGCGGAACTGGTTTTAGCTATAATGCTACGCAGGATACATCTACCTATTACCGCGTAAAAGTAACATGTAACAACGGTGGAGGCTTTTCTTACTCTGCGCCGGTACAGGTTTTTTCTCCGTCTTTTGTACAGGGGGGGTATACTATTGATAAAAATGCGCCTGCAGGTCCTAATATATTGCATTCTTTCAACGAGGCTTACAACCTGGTTAAATGCGGCATTAAAAGCAGTGTTGTATTTAATGTGGCGCCAGGCAGTGGTCCATACAACGAACAACTGATCATGCAACGGGTGCCTGGTACATCTGCTACCAAAACGGTTACTTTCAATGGTAATGGTGAGGTATTGGAATTTGCATCTGGCAATGGCAATGAACGGGCGGTGATCAAATTGGATGGCGCGGATCATATTATATTCGACAGCCTGGTTATTCGTGCAACAGGCGATTTTGGTTATGGTGTGCAAATCATGAATAATGCAGATTCGAATACTATTAATCGTTGTGTTATTACGGTAAATGCTTCTTCCGGCGAAGCTAAATATGCAGGTGTGGTAATCAATAATTCCGATATAGATCTTTTGCCAGACATCGGCGCGTTATGCGATGGCAATATTATTTCCAATAACCATATCACAGGTGGATTTTGTGGTATCGTACTGGCCAGCAACACCACTTCCTCTAATAGTGGTAACATCATACGGAATAATGTTGTAGACGATTTTTACCAATACGGCATGTATATCAGAGGTTCTTTTACCACGACGGTGCAGCGGAATGTTTTTTCCCGTACCGGCAGGGTTGACGGGGCTTCTGACATCTATGGCATTTACGCTAAAGACCTGAGTGCGCGTTTAAGTATTAATGCCAACACCATCACGCACTTGCAGGGAGGAATTGTTTCCGGCAATACACGTTTGAATGGTATTGTGCTGGAACAGGTAAAGGCATTGGCTGGGGTGGATAACCTGGTAAGTAATAATTTATTGTATAGCCTTGGCGACAGATGCAGTATCCGGGGAATAGCCAGTTTAGGTTCCACCAGCGTGTTTTACTATAATAATACCGTTTCTCTGGATGGGAATAACCCGGCTGTTAATTTTGGACCAGCCATTATGGGATATTACCAGGAGGAGCAATCAGCTAATCTGAAGTTCAGTAATAATATTATTACCATCAGCCGTACCGGAGCAGGAGAAAAAACGGCCTTGTATTTCAACGGGCCTGTATCTGGTATCACTTCCGACAGGAATGACCTATATATATTCCCGGGTACAGGTGGAGTTACCCGTTTGGCTCATTCTGATAATGGAGATAAAGCCTCCCTGGCGGATTGGCAGAATGCTACAGGGATGGATATGAATTCTTTTTCACTCAATCCTTTTTATCCGAATGTATCTACCGGTGATCTTCATGTTTTCAATACCGCTATTGACAACAAGGGAGTTCCGGTTACGCAGGTGCCCGCAGATATGCTGGGAGTAGCGCGTAGCACTACCACTCCCGATTTGGGAGTGTACGAGTTTATACCGCCATCTTGTGTTACGCCACCTGTTGGGGGCCATATCCGGTTAAGTAAGGATACGGTGTGTGCCAATACGCTGGTGATGATGAAGCTGGAGGGCAATACGCTTGGAGGCAACCAGATTTACCAGTTGCAGTCGGCTTCTTCTGCCGCCGGACCTTTTACAAACCTGGGGCCAGCTATGCTTAATGGCGATACGGCCGTGCGTGCCAATACAAAAACCTATTACCGTATATGGGTTAATTGCAGTGGTATAAGCAGCTATTCCGATACGGTTGCGCTTACTATTCGCTATCCGCTACCCGGAGGCGTTTATGCCATTAACAAGAGTGGCAGCACAGCTGACTATAAAAGCTTTAACGAGGCTAAAGAGGCTATGGGTTGCGGCATAGCTGATGCAGTTACTTTCCAGGTAGCACCTGGCAGTGGTACTTATGATGAGCAATTGATCCTGGAGCCGATAACAGGTACTTCCAGCACTGCTACAGTTACCTTCAGCGGTAATGGCAATACCCTCCATTTTTCTTCTGATAACCCGGAAGAAATGGCGGTGATTAAGTTGAACAGTGCCGATCATATCATTTTTGATAGCCTGACCATCGATGCTACCGGCGGCGGCAGTTACGGAGTAGGCGCCCAGTTACTGAATGATGCAGACAGCAATACTTTCCGGAAGTGTAACGTAGTGATTCCGTTCCGTGGTTCTGATAATCACTTTGCGGGCTTTGTTATGAATGCCAGCGCGAGTGATCTTTTCGGTTATGGCGATGCTGATTGTGATGGTAATATATTCGATGGCAATAAAGTGAGTGGAGGTTATAATAGTATTTCCTTTTCCGGAAATTCCGGTAAACCTGTAAGGGCGAATCTCATTACCAATAACGATATACAGGACTTTTATAACGCCGGCATACGTTTGACTTATACAGAAAATACTGTTATAGATCATAATAGGATTTCCCGACCTACAGCAAGCGATGTGTCGGATTTTAATGGTGTGTACCTGGAAAATGAAGAAAACGGTGTGCGTATCAATGGTAACAGGTTCTTTCATCCATTTGGTGCTAATACAAGCAGTCTGGCAAACGCTTCCGGCATTGTGTTGATGTTTTGTAGTGCAGAAGCTGGCAAGGAGATAATAGTGTCCAATAACCTGGTGTATGATTTTGTGGGGGCGGGTTCCTTATATGGATGTGATGATATGGGGGCCAGCAATGTAAAATTCTATCATAATACCATTTCACTGGACGACGTAAATAGTACGTCTACGGCATACACATCCGGGTTCAGGCTCTCTTTTGCTTCGACGGTGGCATGGCAGAATAATATCATTTCCATTACACGCGGCGGTAACGGAGAGAAGAAGGCGATGGAATTGAGTGGCAATGCTGCTGACTGGGTAATAGACCACAACGATTATTATGTCAATGGCGCTGGTGGTAAAAACTATATCGGGTATTACAATAATAGTTATACAACATTGACCGATTGGCAGGCTGCTTTGGGGCAGGAGGCGCATTCTATGAATATGGATCCTGTTTTCACCAGCCCGGTTGCCGGCAATTTCATACCTGCTATTACGCCTATGGAAAATACCGGTATTCCTGTGGGAATACCGGCAGATATATTGGGCGTAGCCAGAACTTCCGCTACGCCAGATATTGGGGCGTATGAGTATACAGTAACACCTTGCTCTACACCTGTTGCAGGAACAACAGTATTGACCCCAAACTCCGGCATGTGCATGGGCGCTACGGTAGAGCTGGATTTGAACGGCAGCAACACAGGAGGAGGTCAAACCTATCAGTGGCAGAAAAGTGCCAACGGTGTTTCCGGATGGGATAATGTGGGACCTAAGCTATATGTGAAAGATTACCAGACAGAAGTGTTGCACAGCGATTATTACCGTTGTGGCGTGGCGTGTGGCACTGATACCGTGTACTCTGTTCCGGCACAAATGCATCTGAATGCAGCGTTCCCTGCGGGTATATATACTATTGACAATAGCGGCAATGGCGATTTTTCTTCGTTCTCAGCTGCTGTAGCTGCTATGGATTGTGGCATTGAAGGTGCTGTTACTTTTAATGTTAAGCCAGGGCTTTATAACGAGAAAGTACGCATGCACCGCATCGTAGGGGCTTCAGATACCAGCAGGGTTACTTTCCAGTCTGCTAATGGTATTCCTGCTTCTGTGCTGCTTACTTACCAGGCTACAGACAATACAGATAACTACGTGCTGCAGCTGGACAGCGCTTCTTTTATTACTTACCGCGGCATTACTATACAGGCTTCGAACGATACTTATGGTCGTGCGGTGCATCTGTTGCATCAATCTTCCTTCGATAGTCTGTTGAATTGTGCCATTGTATCGCACAGTACAACAACTACTTCGGAAGACATGGCGGCTGTCTATATAACCGACTTTTCCGGTAAAGGAACAGTGTTGAAAGGAAATACCATACAGGATGGCTCAGCAGGTATCTGGCTGGCCGGCGATTATAATAAGCTGACTCCTGGTGTAACTATTGATAGTAACAAGGTAGTGGGGGCTTACCAGTACGGTATTTACGGACATTATGCAAGCCGTCTGGTGGTTACACGGGATAGTGTTATCCTGGGAGCATCGCAGAATACACCCGCTCATGGCATTTACGTAGACTATTGTGACAGTTCTTTACAGATCACGGGTAATACGGTACTGATGCATAATACAGCAGCTTCTGTTCACGGTATATCGGTTGCCGCAACTGCTGCAGGCCCATTGAATCCGGTGAGCGTAGAAGCTAACTATATGCTGGCCACAGGCAACAATACTGGTGATGTGTATGGATTAACCATGCAAGAGAGCCAGGGTGTGGTAGTGCGTAACAACGTAATCAGTATAAATAGCAGTGGCGACAATGCTTACGGTATTTATAATTATAGTTCTTCTGCACGGTACGAAAACAACTCTGTGCACAGTACTTCTACTGCTGCCATTGATAACTATGCTGCCTATTTCTGGCATTGGTCTGCTTTTGTAGGTGCTTCTACGTCAATCAATAATATTTTTTCGCAGACAGGCGGCGGTAAAGCCATTTATTCGGCTCTGAAAGAGCTGTATGGAGGTGATTACAACATGTTGTATACTACCGGCAACGACCTGGCTGTAATAGGAGGGGATACTTACCAAACTTTACAGGGTTGGATCAATGCTTCTTCACAGGATTTCAATTCTATTGTTTATAAGCCTGCCTTTGTCAGTGATGAAGACCTGCGTCCGGATGTAACCGATTCTACGGTATGGGGTATGCACGGCCGTGGTTTACAGGTAGCGGGTAATGATCATGATATCAATCATCAGCCAAGGCCGGTAACATTGCAGGCAGGTGTGCCGGATTTAGGTGCTTACGAGTTCGTACCTGCCTCTGTGCCCCCTGTTTCCCTGGCTGTGCCTGCTGTGGCAACTGCCAATACCCGTCAGGCATTTATGCTGGGTACAGATACGGTGTATACGATAACCTGGGGTGCTACAGTGCCGGATCAGCTGAAAGTAAGAAGATATTCCGGTGTGGTACCTCCCGCATTGCCGTCTACTGCAAAATATATGTATTTCTATACCGATGCGGAAATAACGGGTACAGGTGCTACCGATTATACGCTGGAGCAACATTACCTGGATTCCTGGCAAGGTTATATAGATCCGGAGAAATATATCCGGTTGGGCAGAACAAAAGCTTCCGGTGAATGGATAGTAGATACTGCCAGCAGATCGGATATTGTTTTCAATACTATTACAGAGCATCACCTGGACTACCTGCACCGGTTTACAGGGCTTGCAGACAGTACGGTAGTGGTGCCGAAGGATGATCCGTATGTGAGTGTTGACAGCTCTAACAGGGGTACCCGGTTTTGGGTAGCTTATGGTAATCATAGCTTCTTTAAAGGCACTAACTCCCAGGAAATGCTGTTGTACCTGAGTGCCAAAGATGCTGCGAACGTAACGGTGCATATCAATGGCACGTCATGGGTAAAACAATATCGTATACCTGCCAACACTGTTATTACCAGCGACCTGATTCCTAAGGCCGGTGTAGCTGATGCCCGCCTGCTGGATGAAGGAAAGTATGATCGTGGTATTAGCATAGAAAGTGATGTTCCTATCGTTGCCTATGCACATATTTACGGTGCGGCATCGTCAGGCGCCACTATGCTGCTGCCTGTGGGTACTTATGGTTATGATTATTATTCCATCAACTCCCAGCAGGTTTTTGATGAAGATAATAGCTACTCCTGGTTTTATGTAGTAGCCAGTCACGACAGCACTGTAGTGGAAATAACACCTTCTAACCCTACACTGGGTGGTCGTGCGGCAAACGCAACGTTTACTGTTCTGTTGAATAAGGGAGAAGTGTACCAGGTAATGGGTGCTTTTGATCGTATGGATGGAAAGAATTATGTCGGATATGATCTTACCGGCAGTCACGTTCGATCTATTCAGAATATGTCAGGAAAATGTTACCCGATTGCTGTGTATTCCGGTAGTGGTCGTACTTCCATTAGTTGCAATTCCGGTGGCGGAGGTGGTGATAATATTATGCAGCAGAACTTACCGGCACAGGCATGGGGCAAGCGTTATCTTACTGCACCTACGTCAGTATCTTCCGATCCTACGGCGGTGAATGCCAATATCTTCCGGGTGGCAGTAAAAAATCCTGCCACTGTTGTGAAGGTGAATGGGGTAGTATTAACCAACCTGATTAACAACTATTATTACGAATATATTTCCAATACACCTGATTATGTGGAGGCTGACCAACCCATTATGGTGGCACAATACATGATGTCTCAGGGAACATGCGATCAGGCCGGCACCGGCGATCCTGAAATGTTCTATCTCAGCCCGATAGAGCAGGGGATAAAAGAAGTGAACTTCTACAGGAATTCGGAAGAGGATATCACCGTCAATTATCTCACATTGCTGATACCTTCTAAAGGACTGAGTTCATTGCTGATTAATGGTTCCAACACTTTTGATTTTACTTATCCGCATCCCAACCTGGCGGGTTATACGGTAGTCGTGAAAAGATGGGATGCCGCTAAAGAGCAGGTAACTGTTGTAAGTGATTCTGGTTTCACGGCCATTACTTATGGAGAGGGCATTGTGGAGAGTTACGGATATAATGCTGGTACATTGGTGAAAAACCTGAGCTCATTACCCGGCTTTACCAATGTGTTCTGCTCCAATGGGGGTAATAGTGATTATACCTGTGTAGGCACTCCGTTCCGCTTTACCATGGCTATACCGGTGAAACCTCAATCTATTCGCTGGAAGTTTAGTGAAGTTGCCAGCCTGGCACCACATGCAGATAGCATACAGGTGAATCCGATACCATTGGATTCTGTTATGGTCAATGGAAGAAAGTTATATCAATATACCATTCGCCAGGATTTTGTGTTCAGCCAGGAAGGTACCTATTATGTTCCTATTGAATATTCACATCCTGATATAGAAAGCTGCGATAACACATCAGGCGTGATGCTGGTTATTCATGTGATTGGTAAACCGAAGGTAGATTTCACGGTGAATTACTCAGGATGCCTGAACGATCTTGCGCAATTCCAGGGCATAGCTACTATGAGTAATGGCACGCCGGTAAATAAATGGAAGTGGGACTTTGATGATAATACAGGGTCAGGAACACAGGATACAGTAAAGCGTTTTGGGGAGCCGGGTACGTTTTATGTAAAGCTGCGTATTATTGGTGAAGATGGTTGTATTGCAGATACCGTGAAGCCTGTTGTTGCCAACGCCTATGCTGCATTGAACTTTGTGAACGATTCGGTAGTGGTTTGTGAGGGTACACCGGCGGAGCTTACCATACAAAACCCGGAGGCTGGTATTACATATAGTTGGTACGATGCGCTGTCAGGCGGTACAAAGGTGCAGGATGGTGTAAGCTATACTGTCAGTACTGTTACGCAGACCGTCAATTTCTATGTTACTGCAGTGAAGAATGGTTGTGAGTCGCCAAGAGAAAAAGCAACAGCCACTTTACTGGCCAAACTGGCAGTGCCTGTAGCGACTGTAGATTCCTTAGGTACGAATATGGTGCGTTTCCGATGGGAAGCTGTGCCAGGAGCAATGGGGTATGAAGTATCTGTGAATGGCGGCACCACCTGGGCTACTCCTTCGTCTGGCAATCTTGGTCTAACACATACGATAGTTAACCTGTTGCCAGGACAGGAAGTGACGTTGCTGGTGAAAGTAAGAGGCGAAAGCGCCTGTCAGGATACGGTATCTGAAACAGCGAAAGCAATGGTGCTGCAGAGCCAGATTTTTATACCGAATTCATTCACACCTAATGGTGACGGCCTGAACGATGTGATACAGATATATGGTAATGTGATCAGGGAAATGCGGTTTATCATATTTAACCAATGGGGTGAAAAACTGTTTGAGACACGGGAACAGAACAAAGGATGGGATGGCACTTATAAAGGCAAGCCTCAACCATCGGGTGTATATATATACCTGTGTCAGCTGGTATTAGCAGATGGTAGTAAACAAACGAAAAAGGGTAGTATAAACCTGGTAAGATAA